A window from Streptomyces sp. NBC_00335 encodes these proteins:
- a CDS encoding HD domain-containing protein: MQTVQTTTTTATTTTPTNALTRTIRVPDSRLAKEATELVRDSVSELLYDHSRRVYFFGSLQGRRLGIEVDPELLYVAAMFHDLGLTEPFHASGRRFEVDGADEARRFLRSHGVPEDAVRRVWTAIALHTTPGIPEHMEPEVALVTAGVEYDVLGIGYHELAEADRAAVVALHPRPRFKERILRAFADGVAPKPGTTFGNIKADVLAHHVPGFERGDFVRVVLDSPWAE; this comes from the coding sequence ATGCAGACCGTGCAGACCACGACGACGACGGCAACGACGACAACGCCCACCAACGCACTCACCCGCACCATCCGGGTACCGGACTCACGGCTGGCGAAGGAGGCGACCGAGCTCGTCCGGGACAGCGTGAGCGAGCTGCTCTACGACCACTCCCGCCGCGTGTACTTCTTCGGCAGCCTCCAGGGCCGCCGCCTCGGCATCGAGGTCGATCCCGAACTGCTCTACGTGGCCGCGATGTTCCACGACCTCGGCCTCACCGAGCCCTTCCACGCCAGCGGCCGCCGCTTCGAGGTAGACGGCGCCGACGAGGCCCGCCGGTTCCTGCGGAGCCACGGGGTCCCCGAGGACGCGGTGCGCCGGGTGTGGACGGCGATCGCCCTGCACACCACCCCGGGCATCCCGGAGCACATGGAACCCGAGGTGGCGCTGGTGACGGCGGGCGTGGAGTACGACGTGCTCGGCATCGGCTACCACGAGCTCGCCGAGGCTGACCGCGCGGCGGTCGTCGCCCTGCACCCGCGCCCACGGTTCAAGGAGCGCATCCTGCGCGCCTTCGCCGACGGCGTGGCACCCAAGCCCGGCACCACCTTCGGCAACATCAAGGCCGACGTGCTCGCGCACCACGTGCCCGGTTTCGAGCGCGGGGACTTCGTACGCGTGGTCCTGGACTCCCCGTGGGCCGAGTAG
- a CDS encoding VOC family protein: MLGTDFRKGSPNWLDLGSPDTDGAVSFYTGVFGWEFLSLGPEAGGYGFFQVDGKTVAALGPLTEEGASPAWMLHFNTPDIQETTAAVRAGGGVVRMEPGDVMGEGWLAQFTDPQGAEFACWQPGKTGGLGRTSEVNSLVWAELHAPDPVAAVEFYAGLFGWRSAEMEAPGMTYRVLSIADGDQEDGSFGGVAPQGDGAGQGAGANEVPRWVPYFNVADVDATVAAVRGGGGSVLMPAADVPEVGRMAWTADPTGAVFALLTPDPQM; encoded by the coding sequence ATGCTCGGCACCGATTTCCGCAAGGGATCGCCCAACTGGCTCGACCTCGGCAGTCCCGACACCGACGGGGCCGTTTCGTTCTACACCGGCGTCTTCGGCTGGGAGTTCCTCTCCCTCGGCCCGGAGGCGGGCGGCTACGGCTTCTTCCAGGTCGACGGCAAGACCGTCGCCGCGCTGGGGCCGCTCACCGAGGAGGGCGCCAGCCCCGCGTGGATGCTGCACTTCAACACCCCCGACATCCAGGAAACGACGGCGGCCGTCAGGGCGGGCGGCGGGGTCGTGCGGATGGAGCCCGGGGACGTGATGGGGGAAGGGTGGCTGGCGCAGTTCACCGATCCGCAGGGCGCGGAGTTCGCGTGCTGGCAGCCGGGGAAGACCGGCGGTCTGGGGCGGACCTCCGAGGTGAACTCCCTGGTCTGGGCCGAACTGCACGCCCCCGACCCGGTCGCGGCCGTCGAGTTCTACGCCGGGCTCTTCGGGTGGCGCTCCGCCGAGATGGAGGCGCCCGGGATGACCTACCGGGTGCTGAGCATCGCCGACGGGGACCAGGAGGACGGCTCCTTCGGCGGGGTCGCCCCGCAGGGCGACGGTGCGGGCCAGGGGGCCGGGGCGAACGAAGTTCCGCGCTGGGTACCGTACTTCAACGTCGCCGACGTGGACGCGACCGTGGCCGCCGTCCGGGGTGGCGGGGGGTCGGTGCTGATGCCCGCCGCAGATGTTCCGGAGGTCGGGCGGATGGCGTGGACGGCGGACCCGACGGGAGCGGTGTTCGCGCTGCTCACGCCGGATCCGCAGATGTAG
- a CDS encoding enoyl-CoA hydratase/isomerase family protein produces MTPTPEDEVLHRFESGVSWITLNRPEAMNAVTWDQRERVIGLLAEASADPDVRAVVITATGKGFCAGADLRGSPAAPAERVVGDVARMIRLSAQRVITAVLDCEKPVIAAVNGTAAGIGAHLALACDLVIAAEPARFIEVFVRRGLVPDGGGAYLLPRLIGPHKAKELMFFGDAVPAAEAERLGLVNKVVPAEALEDTAREWAERLAQGPTRALALTKQLVNASLDSDRATALAAEATAQELNMTTADANEGVASFVERRTPKYLGR; encoded by the coding sequence ATGACCCCCACCCCGGAGGACGAAGTCCTCCACCGCTTCGAGAGCGGCGTCTCCTGGATCACCCTCAACCGCCCGGAGGCCATGAACGCCGTCACCTGGGACCAGCGCGAGCGCGTCATCGGCCTGCTGGCCGAGGCCTCCGCCGATCCCGACGTGCGGGCCGTGGTCATCACCGCCACCGGCAAGGGCTTCTGCGCGGGCGCCGACCTCCGCGGTTCTCCGGCCGCCCCGGCGGAGCGCGTCGTAGGGGACGTGGCCCGCATGATCCGGCTCAGCGCGCAGCGCGTGATCACGGCCGTGCTCGACTGCGAGAAGCCGGTCATCGCCGCCGTGAACGGCACCGCGGCCGGCATCGGCGCACACCTCGCACTCGCCTGCGACCTGGTCATCGCCGCCGAACCGGCCCGCTTCATCGAGGTGTTCGTCCGCCGCGGCCTGGTCCCCGACGGCGGAGGCGCGTACCTGCTCCCCCGCCTCATAGGCCCGCACAAGGCAAAGGAGCTGATGTTCTTCGGGGACGCCGTCCCCGCCGCCGAGGCCGAACGGCTCGGCCTGGTGAACAAGGTGGTGCCCGCCGAGGCACTGGAGGACACCGCCAGGGAGTGGGCGGAGCGCCTGGCGCAGGGCCCCACCCGCGCCCTGGCCCTGACGAAGCAGCTGGTCAACGCCTCCCTGGACAGCGACCGGGCGACGGCGCTCGCCGCCGAGGCCACCGCCCAGGAGCTCAACATGACGACGGCCGACGCGAACGAGGGGGTCGCCAGCTTCGTGGAGCGCCGCACCCCGAAGTACCTCGGCCGGTAA
- a CDS encoding acetate--CoA ligase family protein: protein MLGSTHGTLTTDFRARVEACGETPRTAVHSTAAPSAEDTVALDVSGRPLHADAPDLDRFFRPESVAVIGASDADGRPNTGITRQLIAWAERVGARLHPVHPTRATVFGLPCHASVADLPEQVDLAVLLVADPLPVVEQLAEAKVKFAVAFASGFAETGDEGAAAQARLGAAVRRSGLRLLGPNTNLNAFEKFREDLTGPAIALITQSGHQGRPVYTLQELGIRLSHWAPTGNEADLETSDFISYFAEQPEVGAIACYVEGLKDGRQFLLAADRAARNGVPVVAVKVGRTETGARMAASHTGKLTGADTVVDAAMRQFGVIRVDGLDELQDTAALLARARKPLADGVVVYSISGGTGAHFSDLATEAGLSIPTLSQAKQDELHQWIPEYLGVSNPVDNGGHPVGDWRGRKIIDAILADPSVGVLICPITGPFPPMSDKLAQDLVDAAEQTDKLICVIWGSPVGTEEAYRTTLLGSSRVATFRTFGNCITAVRAYLGHHRFTAAYRSPFEDAPRTTSPSFRKAQALMRPGQQLSEHAAKQLLRAYGIRVPREQLVTSAAAAVRAAGLVGYPVVMKASGPQLAHKTELGLVKIGLTSASQIRDAYRELTDIARYENVPLDGILVCQMVERGVEMVVGVTQDDLFGPTVTVGLGGVLVEVLHDVAVRVPPFGEDQARAMLGELRGHALLEGVRGAPPADVDALVEVILRVQRMAMELGDELSELDINPLMVLPRGQGAVALDALAICR, encoded by the coding sequence ATGCTTGGATCTACTCACGGCACCCTCACCACCGACTTCCGCGCACGTGTCGAGGCCTGCGGGGAGACCCCCAGGACGGCCGTCCACTCCACAGCGGCTCCGTCCGCCGAGGACACGGTCGCGCTGGACGTCAGCGGTCGGCCCCTGCACGCCGACGCCCCCGACCTGGACCGGTTCTTCCGGCCCGAGTCGGTGGCGGTCATCGGCGCCTCGGACGCCGACGGCAGACCCAACACCGGCATCACCCGCCAGCTCATCGCCTGGGCGGAACGCGTCGGTGCCCGGCTGCACCCCGTGCACCCCACCCGGGCCACGGTCTTCGGGCTGCCGTGCCACGCCTCTGTGGCCGATCTTCCCGAGCAGGTGGACCTGGCCGTCCTCCTCGTGGCCGATCCGCTCCCCGTCGTGGAGCAGCTCGCCGAAGCCAAGGTGAAGTTCGCGGTCGCCTTCGCCTCCGGCTTCGCCGAGACCGGCGACGAGGGCGCCGCCGCACAGGCCCGTCTCGGCGCCGCGGTACGGCGCTCGGGCCTGCGCCTCCTGGGACCCAACACGAACCTCAACGCCTTCGAGAAGTTCCGCGAGGACCTCACCGGCCCGGCCATCGCGCTCATCACCCAGTCCGGCCACCAGGGCCGGCCGGTCTACACCCTCCAGGAGCTGGGCATCCGCCTCTCCCACTGGGCGCCCACCGGCAACGAGGCCGACCTCGAAACCTCCGACTTCATCTCCTACTTCGCCGAGCAGCCCGAGGTCGGGGCCATCGCCTGCTACGTCGAAGGCCTCAAGGACGGCCGGCAGTTCCTCCTCGCCGCCGACCGGGCCGCCCGCAACGGCGTGCCCGTGGTCGCCGTCAAGGTCGGCCGCACCGAGACGGGCGCCCGCATGGCCGCCTCGCACACCGGGAAGCTGACCGGCGCGGACACCGTGGTGGACGCCGCCATGCGGCAGTTCGGCGTCATCCGGGTCGACGGCCTCGACGAACTCCAGGACACCGCGGCCCTCCTGGCCCGCGCCCGCAAGCCCCTCGCCGACGGAGTGGTCGTCTACTCCATCTCCGGCGGCACCGGCGCCCACTTCTCCGACCTGGCGACCGAGGCGGGACTCAGCATCCCCACCCTCTCGCAGGCCAAGCAGGACGAGCTGCACCAGTGGATCCCGGAGTACCTGGGCGTCTCCAACCCCGTGGACAACGGCGGCCACCCGGTCGGCGACTGGCGCGGCCGCAAAATCATCGACGCCATCCTCGCGGACCCCTCGGTAGGCGTCCTGATCTGTCCGATCACGGGCCCCTTCCCTCCCATGAGCGACAAACTGGCGCAGGACCTGGTGGACGCGGCCGAACAGACCGACAAACTCATCTGCGTGATCTGGGGCTCCCCCGTCGGCACGGAGGAGGCCTACCGCACCACGCTCCTCGGCTCCTCCCGCGTGGCGACCTTCCGCACCTTCGGCAACTGCATCACCGCCGTCCGCGCGTACCTCGGCCACCACCGCTTCACCGCCGCCTACCGCTCCCCCTTCGAGGACGCCCCGCGCACCACCTCGCCCTCCTTCCGCAAGGCCCAGGCCCTCATGCGCCCGGGCCAGCAGCTCAGCGAACACGCGGCGAAACAGCTCCTGCGCGCCTACGGGATACGGGTGCCCCGGGAGCAACTGGTCACCAGCGCCGCAGCGGCCGTACGGGCAGCCGGCCTGGTCGGCTACCCCGTCGTCATGAAGGCCTCCGGCCCCCAGCTCGCGCACAAAACCGAACTCGGGCTGGTCAAGATCGGCCTGACCTCGGCGAGCCAGATCCGCGACGCCTACCGTGAACTCACCGACATCGCACGCTACGAAAACGTCCCCCTGGACGGGATCCTCGTCTGCCAGATGGTGGAGCGCGGCGTCGAGATGGTCGTCGGGGTCACCCAGGACGACCTCTTCGGTCCCACGGTGACGGTGGGTCTCGGCGGGGTCCTGGTGGAGGTGCTGCACGACGTGGCCGTCCGGGTACCCCCCTTCGGGGAGGACCAGGCACGGGCCATGCTCGGGGAACTCCGCGGGCACGCGCTGCTGGAGGGCGTACGGGGGGCGCCCCCCGCCGACGTCGACGCGCTGGTGGAGGTCATCCTGCGGGTGCAGCGGATGGCGATGGAACTGGGCGACGAACTCTCGGAGCTGGACATCAACCCCCTGATGGTCCTCCCCCGAGGCCAGGGAGCGGTCGCCCTGGACGCCCTGGCCATCTGCCGCTGA
- a CDS encoding DUF5713 family protein: protein MSITNQQVAARSFLEPLYRDAYYPDHVLDKGRDILLRLCARIEAEQPSDLAVLYVLTGAATEEFNLLEAEFEAAGSEIETVAREEIAEDFAFVAEAYGFADADIEELIAPREW from the coding sequence ATGTCGATCACGAACCAGCAAGTGGCAGCCCGCTCCTTCCTGGAGCCGCTCTACCGGGACGCGTACTACCCGGACCACGTCCTCGACAAGGGCCGGGACATCCTCCTCCGGCTCTGCGCCCGCATCGAGGCCGAGCAGCCCTCGGACCTGGCCGTGCTGTACGTGCTGACGGGGGCGGCGACCGAGGAGTTCAACCTGCTGGAGGCGGAGTTCGAGGCCGCCGGGAGCGAAATCGAGACCGTGGCGCGCGAGGAGATAGCCGAAGACTTCGCGTTCGTGGCCGAGGCGTACGGATTCGCGGACGCGGACATCGAGGAGCTCATCGCCCCCCGGGAGTGGTGA
- a CDS encoding GNAT family N-acetyltransferase, with the protein MLIRRETPADLAAVRAVTIASSHKPHEEEPVEVILREALRRGEDWIPALSLVAEDEDGAIVGHALCTRGRIGTARIPNLSLLGVHSDHRRRGFGTALVHAALAAADALDAPMVVVLGDPDFYGRFGFRPSTDFGIVGEEPAWEHLFQIRTLATYDPSVQGEFIYPEPFGSI; encoded by the coding sequence GTGCTGATCAGACGAGAAACCCCCGCCGACCTGGCCGCCGTCCGTGCGGTGACCATTGCCTCCTCCCACAAGCCGCACGAGGAGGAACCTGTGGAGGTGATCCTGCGGGAGGCATTGCGAAGGGGTGAAGACTGGATCCCAGCACTCTCGCTGGTGGCCGAGGACGAGGACGGCGCGATCGTCGGCCATGCTCTGTGCACCCGGGGACGAATCGGCACCGCCCGAATCCCCAACCTCAGCCTGCTCGGTGTGCACAGCGACCATCGCCGGCGCGGCTTCGGAACGGCCCTGGTCCACGCCGCTCTCGCCGCGGCGGACGCCCTCGACGCCCCGATGGTCGTCGTCCTCGGCGACCCCGACTTCTACGGCCGGTTCGGCTTCCGCCCGAGCACCGACTTCGGCATCGTCGGCGAGGAACCGGCCTGGGAGCACCTGTTCCAGATCCGCACCCTGGCCACCTACGACCCCTCCGTACAAGGCGAATTCATCTACCCCGAACCCTTCGGCAGCATCTGA
- a CDS encoding flavin-containing monooxygenase — MPGAPAAPDLSTQPRPVYVIGAGPGGLAVAAALRARGIRAVVVEKSESVGASWRRHYDRLHLHTTRRLSALPGLAMPRRFGRWVARENVVRYLEKYAEFHELEIATGIEVTRIEPSADSLPDAPGWTLHATGGRVMAARAVVVATGYNHTPLVPDWPGRDTYPGPLAHAAEYRNPAPYAGLDVLVVGVGNTGAEIAVDLAEGGAARVRLAVRTAPHILRRSTAGWPSQRTGILVRHLPVRLVDRLGAIVGKASVPDLSAYGLPRPTTGLYSRVKQGSIPLQDVGLIDAVRTGRVEPVAAVESFDGAEVVLADGSRITPDAVIAATGYRRALEGLVGALDVLDDRGRPRTHGATTPPDAPALYFTGFTNPISGNIRELALDAEKIAKAIARTARKART, encoded by the coding sequence ATGCCCGGAGCCCCCGCAGCACCCGACCTGTCCACCCAGCCCCGCCCGGTCTACGTGATCGGCGCCGGCCCCGGCGGCCTCGCCGTCGCCGCCGCGCTGCGCGCCCGCGGCATCCGCGCGGTGGTCGTGGAGAAGTCGGAGTCGGTCGGCGCTTCCTGGCGGCGGCACTACGACCGCCTCCACCTGCACACCACGCGCCGCCTCTCCGCCCTCCCGGGCCTGGCCATGCCGCGCCGCTTCGGACGCTGGGTGGCACGCGAGAACGTGGTGCGCTACCTGGAGAAGTACGCCGAGTTCCACGAGCTGGAGATCGCCACCGGCATCGAGGTGACCCGCATCGAGCCCTCCGCGGACTCCCTCCCCGACGCCCCCGGCTGGACCCTGCACGCCACCGGCGGCCGCGTCATGGCGGCCCGGGCGGTGGTGGTCGCGACCGGGTACAACCACACCCCCCTCGTCCCCGACTGGCCCGGCCGGGACACCTACCCGGGCCCCCTCGCCCACGCCGCCGAGTACCGCAACCCCGCCCCCTACGCCGGCCTGGACGTCCTCGTCGTCGGCGTGGGCAACACCGGCGCCGAGATAGCGGTCGACCTCGCCGAAGGCGGCGCCGCCCGGGTCCGCCTCGCGGTGCGCACGGCCCCGCACATCCTGCGCCGCTCCACCGCCGGCTGGCCCTCGCAGCGGACCGGGATCCTGGTCCGGCACCTGCCCGTACGGCTCGTCGACCGGCTCGGCGCGATCGTCGGCAAGGCCTCGGTCCCGGACCTGTCCGCGTACGGTCTCCCGCGCCCCACCACCGGCCTGTACAGCAGGGTCAAGCAGGGGTCGATCCCGCTCCAGGACGTCGGCCTGATCGATGCGGTCCGCACGGGCCGGGTGGAGCCCGTGGCCGCCGTCGAGTCCTTCGACGGAGCCGAGGTGGTCCTCGCGGACGGCTCCCGCATCACCCCGGACGCCGTGATCGCGGCCACCGGATACCGCCGCGCCCTGGAGGGCCTGGTCGGCGCCCTCGACGTACTGGACGACCGCGGCCGCCCCCGTACGCACGGCGCGACCACCCCGCCCGACGCCCCGGCCCTCTACTTCACCGGTTTCACCAACCCCATCAGCGGCAACATCCGCGAACTGGCCCTGGACGCCGAAAAGATCGCCAAGGCCATCGCCCGCACGGCCCGCAAGGCCCGCACCTAG
- a CDS encoding Zn-ribbon domain-containing OB-fold protein gives MSTGAGTAARFDLPEIDDFTRPYWDAAAEGRLLLRRCGECGKAHHYPREFCPACWAGEDRVTWETASGRATLYTWSVIHRNDLPPFGERVPYVAAVVDLAEGPRMMTEVVGAEGVELRVGMDLVVSFREAAEGVWVAVFTPGAG, from the coding sequence GTGAGTACAGGAGCCGGTACGGCTGCGCGGTTCGACCTGCCGGAGATCGACGACTTCACGCGGCCCTACTGGGACGCGGCCGCGGAGGGGCGGCTGTTGCTGCGCCGCTGCGGGGAGTGCGGGAAGGCGCACCACTACCCGCGGGAGTTCTGCCCGGCCTGCTGGGCGGGGGAGGACAGGGTGACGTGGGAGACGGCGAGCGGGCGGGCCACGCTCTACACCTGGTCGGTGATCCACCGCAACGACCTGCCGCCCTTCGGGGAGCGGGTGCCGTATGTGGCGGCGGTGGTGGACCTCGCGGAGGGGCCGCGGATGATGACCGAGGTCGTCGGTGCGGAGGGGGTGGAGCTGCGGGTGGGGATGGACCTGGTGGTGTCCTTCCGGGAGGCGGCGGAGGGGGTTTGGGTGGCGGTCTTCACCCCCGGCGCGGGCTGA
- a CDS encoding pyridoxine/pyridoxamine 5'-phosphate oxidase, whose translation MTSDLSAPSDFHTTLHSLRVWDGPLPSFDTATAPAEPLELFREWFTHAAKAGQPEPHTMSLATVDADGRPDVRTLMLHDADERGLHFASHSTSTKGRQLAGQPAAALGFYWPAVARQIRIRGRVTACDATESRADLAARTRGALAAALTGRQSEVLTSREELAATAAQSWERAGAEPDAPAPTWTRYVLSPTEIEFFQGDAARLHTRLQYTRTPNTPWTRHLLWP comes from the coding sequence ATGACGAGCGACCTGAGCGCCCCGAGCGACTTCCACACCACCTTGCACTCCCTGCGCGTCTGGGACGGGCCGCTGCCCTCCTTCGACACGGCCACCGCTCCGGCCGAGCCGCTCGAACTGTTCCGGGAGTGGTTCACGCACGCCGCCAAGGCGGGGCAGCCCGAGCCGCACACGATGAGCCTGGCGACGGTGGACGCGGACGGACGGCCCGACGTACGGACGCTCATGCTGCACGACGCCGACGAGCGCGGCCTGCACTTCGCCTCGCACTCCACCAGCACGAAGGGCCGCCAGCTGGCCGGGCAGCCGGCGGCGGCGCTGGGCTTCTACTGGCCGGCGGTGGCCCGCCAGATCCGCATCCGGGGCCGGGTCACGGCGTGCGACGCGACGGAAAGCCGCGCCGACCTGGCGGCCCGCACGCGCGGAGCCCTCGCGGCGGCCCTGACGGGCCGGCAGAGCGAGGTCCTGACCTCCCGCGAAGAACTGGCCGCCACCGCGGCGCAGTCCTGGGAGCGGGCGGGCGCGGAGCCGGACGCCCCGGCCCCGACCTGGACCCGGTACGTCCTCTCCCCCACGGAGATCGAGTTCTTCCAGGGAGACGCAGCCCGCCTCCACACCCGCCTCCAGTACACCCGAACCCCCAACACCCCTTGGACCCGCCACCTCTTGTGGCCCTGA
- a CDS encoding D-alanyl-D-alanine carboxypeptidase family protein — translation MSNLLRRSRAALAVTVATGALIAVGSPAGAAAAPTNSASASFLMDGTTGATLAYKGGDTKRQMASTTKITTAVVVLTTPGLDLNKKVTIKQEYRDYVVREGASTANLKAGATPTVRQLLYAMMLPSGCDAAYALADTFGSGATTAARTKDFIAKMNAKAKSLGMTNTTYDSFDGISPTVAGNVTTARDLAKMTRFAMRSSTFKSIVKTTAISSGGTATVATWTNTNELLQANSGHFAPGAIGVKTGTGSIAGRCIVFSATRNGKTVIGVLLNDDSRYPDANKLIDWAVGPAAGAATLRSIPPRPDVLD, via the coding sequence ATATCGAACCTGCTGCGGCGTTCTCGCGCCGCTCTCGCCGTCACCGTCGCCACGGGCGCCCTCATCGCGGTCGGCTCGCCCGCCGGGGCCGCCGCCGCACCGACGAACTCGGCTTCCGCGTCGTTCCTCATGGACGGCACCACGGGCGCCACGCTCGCCTACAAGGGCGGCGACACCAAGCGCCAGATGGCCAGCACCACGAAGATCACCACGGCCGTGGTCGTCCTCACCACTCCTGGTCTCGACCTCAACAAGAAGGTCACCATCAAGCAGGAGTACCGGGACTACGTGGTCCGGGAGGGCGCCAGCACGGCCAACCTGAAGGCGGGTGCCACGCCCACGGTCCGCCAGCTCCTCTACGCGATGATGCTGCCCTCGGGCTGCGACGCCGCCTACGCGCTCGCCGACACCTTCGGTTCGGGCGCGACCACCGCGGCCCGCACCAAGGACTTCATCGCGAAGATGAACGCCAAGGCCAAGTCCCTGGGCATGACGAACACCACGTACGACTCCTTCGACGGCATCTCGCCGACGGTCGCCGGCAACGTCACCACCGCGCGCGACCTGGCGAAGATGACCCGCTTCGCGATGCGCAGCAGCACCTTCAAGTCCATCGTGAAGACCACCGCGATCAGCAGCGGCGGAACCGCCACCGTCGCCACGTGGACGAACACCAACGAGCTGCTCCAGGCCAACTCCGGCCACTTCGCTCCGGGGGCGATCGGCGTCAAGACCGGCACCGGCTCCATCGCGGGTCGGTGCATCGTCTTCTCGGCGACGCGCAACGGCAAGACGGTCATCGGTGTCCTGCTGAACGACGACTCGCGCTACCCGGACGCGAACAAGCTCATCGACTGGGCCGTCGGCCCGGCCGCCGGTGCGGCGACGCTCCGCAGCATCCCGCCGCGCCCGGACGTCCTCGACTGA
- a CDS encoding acetyl-CoA acetyltransferase: protein MPGPLSATASASATAGPQARPRRVAVVGVALSDCGRVDGPTPYALHAQAARRALADSGLDRSVIDGFASAGLGILAPVEVAEYLGLRPTWVDSTSVGGSTWEVMAAHAADAIAAGHANAVLLVYGSTARADIKARRRTSNLSFGARGPLQFEVPYGHTLVSKYAMAARRHMHEYGTTLEQLAEVAVQARANAATNPDAMFRDPITVDDVLSSGMIADPFTKLNCCIRSDGGCAVLLAAEDYVPDTAKEPVWILGSGTAVSHTTMSEWEDFTVSPAAVSGRQAFARAGLTPADVDLAEIYDAFTYMTLVTLEDLGFCAKGEGGAFVEKGRLLRDGDFPVNTDGGGLSACHPGMRGLFLLVEAVRQLRGEAGEGQVRKRGGTLPQVAIASGTGGWFCSSGTIILGRD, encoded by the coding sequence ATGCCTGGACCTCTCTCCGCCACCGCATCCGCATCCGCCACAGCCGGCCCTCAGGCCCGGCCCCGCCGGGTCGCCGTCGTCGGCGTCGCCCTCTCGGACTGCGGCCGGGTGGACGGCCCCACCCCGTACGCCCTGCACGCGCAGGCCGCCCGCCGGGCCCTGGCCGACTCCGGCCTGGACCGCTCGGTGATCGACGGCTTCGCCTCGGCCGGCCTCGGCATCCTGGCGCCCGTGGAGGTCGCCGAGTACCTGGGCCTGCGCCCCACCTGGGTCGACTCCACCTCGGTCGGCGGCTCCACCTGGGAGGTGATGGCCGCCCACGCGGCCGACGCCATCGCGGCCGGCCACGCCAACGCGGTCCTCCTCGTCTACGGATCCACCGCGCGCGCCGACATCAAGGCCCGCCGCCGCACCTCGAACCTCTCCTTCGGCGCCCGCGGACCCCTGCAGTTCGAGGTCCCGTACGGGCACACGCTGGTCTCCAAGTACGCGATGGCCGCGCGCCGCCACATGCACGAGTACGGCACGACGCTGGAGCAGCTCGCCGAGGTGGCGGTGCAGGCGCGGGCCAACGCCGCCACCAACCCGGACGCGATGTTCCGCGACCCCATCACGGTCGACGACGTGCTGTCCTCCGGGATGATCGCGGACCCCTTCACGAAGCTGAACTGCTGCATCCGCTCCGACGGCGGCTGCGCGGTCCTGCTGGCCGCGGAGGACTACGTACCGGACACGGCCAAGGAGCCCGTGTGGATCCTCGGGTCCGGCACCGCCGTCTCGCACACCACGATGTCGGAGTGGGAGGACTTCACCGTCTCCCCCGCGGCCGTCTCGGGCCGCCAGGCCTTCGCCCGCGCGGGACTCACCCCGGCCGATGTGGACCTGGCCGAAATCTACGACGCCTTCACCTATATGACCCTGGTCACTCTGGAGGACCTCGGCTTCTGCGCGAAGGGCGAGGGCGGCGCATTCGTGGAGAAAGGCCGCCTCCTGCGGGACGGCGATTTCCCGGTCAATACGGACGGCGGCGGACTCTCCGCCTGCCATCCGGGCATGCGCGGGCTGTTCCTGTTGGTCGAGGCGGTACGCCAACTCCGCGGCGAGGCGGGCGAGGGCCAAGTGCGCAAACGTGGCGGAACCCTCCCACAGGTGGCCATCGCCTCGGGCACCGGCGGCTGGTTCTGCTCGTCGGGCACCATCATTCTCGGACGGGACTGA
- a CDS encoding nucleotidyltransferase domain-containing protein: MEAADVLSVLALLRRAGADVWVGGGWGIDALLGRRTRDHRDLDLMHRQEQEPAVVAALAEAGFSERLDRRPVRFVVAHADGREVDLHPLVFAGDGSAVQASPEPGRPFRYPASCFVTGGIGGTAVPCLSVEQQVSFHQGYEPTGRDRQDMAHLRQAFGVATHF, from the coding sequence ATGGAGGCCGCGGATGTGCTGTCCGTACTGGCGCTGCTGCGCCGGGCGGGGGCGGACGTGTGGGTCGGTGGAGGGTGGGGGATCGACGCGCTCCTCGGGCGCCGGACCCGGGACCACCGCGATCTGGACCTGATGCACCGGCAGGAGCAGGAGCCCGCCGTGGTGGCGGCCCTCGCGGAGGCGGGCTTCTCGGAGCGCCTGGACCGGCGCCCCGTGCGGTTCGTCGTCGCGCATGCCGACGGCCGGGAAGTCGACCTCCATCCGCTGGTCTTCGCGGGCGACGGCTCGGCGGTCCAGGCCTCGCCGGAGCCCGGGCGTCCTTTTCGTTACCCCGCCTCGTGCTTCGTGACCGGCGGGATCGGGGGGACCGCGGTCCCGTGCCTGTCCGTCGAGCAGCAGGTCTCCTTCCACCAGGGCTACGAGCCCACGGGCCGTGACCGGCAGGACATGGCCCACCTCCGGCAGGCCTTCGGGGTCGCCACCCACTTCTGA